From a region of the Impatiens glandulifera chromosome 4, dImpGla2.1, whole genome shotgun sequence genome:
- the LOC124935143 gene encoding 60S ribosomal protein L23-like has product MVAGNRQGPTQDSKDEFRVSQLGLPMAATVNCADNTGAKNLYIILVKGIKGRFNRLSSACVGDMVMATMKKGKPDLRKKVMPVVIGRQRKPWRRKDGVFMYFEDNAGVIMNPKGEMKGSAITGPIGKECADLWPRIASAANAIV; this is encoded by the exons ATGGTAGCTGGTAATAGGCAa GGCCCGACACAAGATAGTAAGGACGAGTTTCGGGTGAGTCAACTAG GTCTTCCTATGGCAGCTACGGTCAACTGTGCCGATAATACCGGCGCGAAGAATCTCTACATCATATTAGTGAAGGGGATCAAGGGTCGTTTTAATCGATTGTCGTCTGCTTGTGTGGGAGATATGGTTATGGCGACGATGAAGAAAGGGAAACCTGATTTGAGAAAGAAGGTCATGCCTGTTGTCATTGGTAGACAACGCAAGCCCTGGCGCCGAAAGGATGGAGTGTTCATGTATTTTGAAG ATAATGCTGGTGTGATAATGAATCCTAAGGGAGAAATGAAAG GTTCTGCCATTACTGGTCCAATTGGGAAGGAATGTGCTGATTTATGGCCCAGAATTGCAAGTGCTGCCAATGCTATTGTCTGA
- the LOC124933758 gene encoding histone-lysine N-methyltransferase, H3 lysine-9 specific SUVH1-like, producing the protein MESKVPTSDTLDKSIVFNAKPLQFLVPVFPSSLNVSPSPHIDVTSASAPFFPFLSPKEPLQTPINTSNHRGPHSHTILSPVPLNTYRPPTPRTPNVDGSSAGPSRRKAKFKSAVGDEDGYSDMHAAADEGMQKSNKKTVSNRKTRKNSNGDATEGDIKKVCNDFLASVDLAKFEALRRAESNTESVRYVLMMYDLLKRKLNQHEELTRGESGLVRPDLKAGSFLLYKGIRMNSTKNIGVVSGIDVGDIFFFRMELCVVGMHSPSMSGIDYMTIKSTPNEEPIAVSIVDSGGYGDSVDDGQYLIYSGQGGNANKKKDKITTDQKLERGNLALEKSLHKGNDVRVIRGVRDNASSSGKVYLYDGIYRTQESWIEKGKEGFTVFKYKLCRVPGQPQAFTLWKSIQQWRVNLSSRPNVILPDLTSGAESLPVCLVNEVDNDKGPSYFTYFPSLKYDKPINSQQSTQSCSCRSGCQSGNASCPCTKKNGGSLPYTTNGILLCCNSLIYECGPSCTSPPNSRNRISQAGLKVRLEVFKTKDRGWGLRSWDPIRAGAFICEYAGEVIDKSAIGSDMDDNYLFDTTRTYEHLEVIGGNPNDSPKIPFPLVISSIDVGNVARFMNHSCDPNVYWLPVLRESYLHVAFFAIRHIPPLKELNYNYGVTQTGKADPRKKKCLCGSSRCRGYFC; encoded by the coding sequence ATGGAATCCAAAGTACCTACATCTGATACTTTAGATAAGTCTATTGTTTTCAATGCCAAGCCTTTGCAATTTCTTGTACCTGTATTCCCTTCTTCCTTAAACGTCTCTCCCTCACCTCATATAGACGTTACGTCTGCTTCTGCCCCTTTTTTCCCTTTTCTTTCTCCAAAAGAGCCTCTACAAACACCAATCAACACATCAAATCATAGAGGGCCTCATAGTCATACTATTCTGTCACCAGTTCCATTAAATACATATAGACCACCAACCCCACGTACACCTAATGTAGATGGGAGTAGTGCTGGACCATCAAGAAGGAAGGCCAAATTTAAGAGTGCTGTTGGTGATGAAGATGGTTACAGTGACATGCATGCTGCTGCTGATGAAGGTATGCAGAAGTCAAATAAGAAAACAGTGAGTAATCGCAAGACGAGAAAAAACAGTAATGGGGATGCAACAGAAGGTGATATTAAGAAAGTGTGTAATGATTTCTTGGCATCAGTTGATCTTGCTAAATTTGAAGCTCTTAGAAGAGCTGAATCTAATACAGAGTCTGTTCGCTATGTCCTTATGATGTACGATTTATTGAAGAGAAAGCTTAATCAACACGAAGAATTAACTCGGGGAGAATCTGGACTAGTGCGCCCTGACCTTAAAGCTGGTTCGTTCTTGCTGTATAAAGGGATTCGGATGAATTCCACGAAGAATATTGGCGTAGTATCCGGGATTGATGTTGGTGATATTTTCTTCTTCAGGATGGAATTATGTGTAGTCGGAATGCACTCCCCATCTATGTCTGGGATTGATTACATGACTATCAAGTCAACTCCAAACGAAGAACCTATTGCAGTTAGCATTGTTGACTCAGGAGGATATGGTGACAGTGTTGACGATGGACAATATCTTATTTATAGTGGTCAAGGTGGGAATGCGAATAAAAAGAAAGACAAAATAACAACAGACCAGAAACTTGAAAGAGGTAACCTTGCTTTGGAAAAGAGCTTACACAAAGGTAATGATGTACGAGTAATTCGTGGAGTGAGGGATAATGCTAGTTCAAGTGGGAAGGTTTACCTCTATGATGGCATTTACCGAACTCAGGAGTCATGGATTGAGAAAGGAAAGGAAGGGTTTACCgtttttaagtataaattatgTAGAGTACCAGGGCAGCCTCAAGCTTTTACACTTTGGAAATCAATTCAGCAATGGAGAGTAAATTTGTCTTCTAGGCCTAATGTAATTCTACCAGATCTCACATCAGGTGCGGAATCTCTTCCAGTTTGTCTTGTAAATGAGGTTGATAATGACAAGGGTCCTTCTTATTTTACTTACTTTCCAAGTCTAAAGTATGATAAACCAATCAACTCACAACAATCAACTCAAAGTTGCAGCTGTCGAAGTGGATGCCAATCTGGCAATGCCAGCTGCCCCTGCACTAAAAAAAACGGAGGTAGCCTTCCTTACACAACTAATGGGATTCTTTTATGTTGTAACTCATTGATATATGAGTGTGGTCCTTCTTGTACGTCTCCTCCCAATTCTCGTAACAGAATTTCTCAGGCTGGTTTAAAAGTTCGTTTGGAGGTGTTTAAGACTAAGGACAGAGGTTGGGGTTTGAGATCATGGGATCCCATTCGAGCTGGAGCATTTATCTGTGAGTATGCTGGAGAAGTTATTGATAAATCTGCAATTGGGAGTGACATGGATGATAACTACTTATTTGACACAACTCGCACATATGAACATTTGGAAGTTATAGGTGGAAATCCGAATGATTCTCCCAAGATTCCGTTTCCCCTTGTTATTAGCTCAATAGATGTTGGAAATGTTGCTCGATTTATGAACCACAGTTGTGACCCAAATGTTTATTGGCTGCCTGTTCTACGTGAATCCTATCTTCATGTTGCATTTTTTGCAATCAGACATATTCCTCCTTTGAAAgagttgaattataattatggAGTTACACAAACTGGAAAAGCAGATCCAAGGAAGAAGAAATGCCTTTGTGGGTCATCTAGATGTAGAGGCTACTTCTGTTAA
- the LOC124935142 gene encoding 60S ribosomal protein L23-like, giving the protein MLKNNVFHGLPMAATVNCADNTGAKNLYIILVKGIKGRFNRLSSACVGDMVMATMKKGKPDLRKKVMPVVIGRQRKPWRRKDGVFMYFEDNAGVIMNPKGEMKGSAITGPIGKECADLWPRIASAANAIV; this is encoded by the exons ATGTTAAAAAACAACGTGTTTCACGGTCTTCCTATGGCAGCTACGGTCAACTGTGCCGATAATACCGGCGCGAAGAATCTCTACATCATATTAGTGAAGGGGATCAAGGGTCGTTTTAATCGATTGTCGTCTGCTTGTGTGGGAGATATGGTTATGGCGACGATGAAGAAAGGGAAACCTGATTTGAGAAAGAAGGTCATGCCTGTTGTCATTGGTAGACAACGCAAGCCCTGGCGCCGAAAGGATGGAGTGTTCATGTATTTTGAAG ATAATGCTGGTGTGATAATGAATCCTAAGGGAGAAATGAAAG GTTCTGCCATTACTGGTCCAATTGGGAAGGAATGTGCTGATTTATGGCCCAGAATTGCAAGTGCTGCCAATGCTATTGTCTGA